DNA from Paratractidigestivibacter faecalis:
TATCGGACGGAGAGAAGAGGGCGATGGAGAACAGCGTTTGGAACAGGGCAAAGGCCATCGAGCGACTAGAGGACGTGAACCTCAAATGCTACCAGGCTCTGATGAGAGGCGTCGACAGGGATGCACTGAACGGGTTCATGGAGACCACCCGCGAGCTGGATTCCCTGTGCAACGTCTCGGCCGAGGTGGCCGAGGATTACCAGACACGCTTCCAGACCAAGGAGAAGCTGATAGAGGCGGCTCGCCGCAGCCAAATGGCCTCCGACGCCCAGTTCGAGGCGTTCGCAACATCGTTTTAGAGTAATTCGACATAAGGAGAATTGAGACATGGCATTTATCAACGACGTAGACGGCATCCTGCGGAGGTACGAGACCGACCGAAACGTCCTCCTGGAGAAGCGCGACAGAGTAGAGCCGAGCGGCTACCGCAGCCGCGCCGCTCTGGAGGCCATGAGGGCGGAGCACGCCGAGGAGGTGGACGCCGAGCTGGCAAGGCTCCTGGACACCACCAGGGAGAGGCTGGACGCCGCGCTTGACGGCTACGTCTCCGGCCTCTCGTCCAGGTACACGAAGACGCCAGAGACCATTGACGCCGCCGACCTCGCCCTGCTCACCTCGGGCGTGAGCCTCAGCGCGCAGGACGTCCAGGCCATGTACGGCAGGTGCAAGAACGACGCCATGCGCGAGGTGGTCGCGGCCTACGAGGCCGAGCACCAGACGGGCGCGGGCGTGACGTTCTTCTCCCAGGAGCAGCGCGCCGAGGCGGCGAGGGAATACGCGGCAGCCGCCAGGGACGCCGTGGGCAAGCCGGACGGCCTCGCGTTCGCCATGCTGCTTGACGGCAAGGCCGTGCCCGACAGCCTGACCGGAGAGTAGCCACCAGAGGCCACAAGAGGCCGCTAGGAGGCTTTTGCAATGAGGAGTGGGTAAGTGGCCGGGTCTGAGCAATCGAGCCTTCTGGCGGCTTCTGTGCCCTCCGGGAATGGTCGTGCTCAGGCTCCGTACATCCCAGAACCATCCCATAATCAACCCAGAATGCGAACGATTATGGGATGTTCTAGTTATACGTAGATAATGACAAAACACAACGTAAACAGTGGTATTTCACTTTTGGTAATGTGACTCAGCCTTCACTCCTAAAGCGGGTGTCGGCCGTTCGAATCGGCCCGGGGGCACCAGAAAGAACAGCAGGTCAGAGGGGTTGTCTCCTCTGGCCTGCTTTTGTTTTTGCGGGCTTCTCGGCAGCGCTTCTCGGCTAGAAGAAGGCCAGGAGGGAGTTGTAGAGGTCGAGGGCCCAGCAGTCGTAGTCGTGGGTGCCGCCAGGGAAGCTCACCCAGCAGTAGTTCTGGCCGTCTGCAAAGCGGTCGCCCATCTGGCCCAGCACGTTGTCCCTGAACTCCTCGTGGTTCTGGAGCGAGAAGTCCTTGCTGCCGTTACCGTTGTACCAGTAGCGCACGGGCAGCTCGGCGTACTTGCCCTCGAGGATGCCCCTGAACTCGTCAAAGTCCGCCCAGATGCCGGAGTAGGAGCCTATCCAGCCAAAGAGGTCCAGGCAGTGCATCATGGCGCTGTTCACGCTGGTCATGGATCCGCGAGAAAGGCCCGCAAAGGCCCTGTGGTCTCTGCTTGCCGCAAGGCTCGCGTCAGAGACGTCGCCGGCCGCGTGCGTGGGATAGGTGGACTCCACCAGCGGAATCACGCTCTCGCGCAGCTCCTTCCAGAAGAGG
Protein-coding regions in this window:
- a CDS encoding terminase small subunit, whose protein sequence is MTPKRRAFARALIEGNNPSEAYRMAYSTAGMSAKSVANEANKLKQDPEIARMVSDGEKRAMENSVWNRAKAIERLEDVNLKCYQALMRGVDRDALNGFMETTRELDSLCNVSAEVAEDYQTRFQTKEKLIEAARRSQMASDAQFEAFATSF